The following nucleotide sequence is from Vicia villosa cultivar HV-30 ecotype Madison, WI unplaced genomic scaffold, Vvil1.0 ctg.000218F_1_1, whole genome shotgun sequence.
CAAGCTTTTCTCCCGGGTCCATGAgagtacttactggagaacaattttcataattgaacttcttgaatattttctcaatgtaatgagattgcgtaattacaatccccttattttcccgtttaatcttaataccaagaataacgtccgcttctcccatatccttcatggagaactttgatgacaagaaaacctttgttttatcaacttgactttggtcggtgccaaagatcaacatgtcatcaacatatagacaaatgaaaactcctttacTGAATGTATCAGatttgctatatacacatttgtcagcttggtttagaatgaaaccatgagacaaaacaacctcatcaaacttttgatgccactgcttcggagcttgtttcagcccatacaacgacttaactagcCTACAAACTTTATGCTCATTACCAGGCATTACAAaaccttcaggttgcttcatgtacacttcttcttctaaatcaccattcagaaatgctgttttgacatccatttgatgaatcactagattatgaatagccgccaaggcaatcaacaatctaatagtagtgatacAGGCAATTGGgcataggtatcgaaataatcaatcccttctttttgtctGAAGCCTTTGGTTACTAATCAATTCTTGTAGATGTTTaatgtaccatcactatgatactttcttctaaacatccatttgcatccaatggatCCTGATCTTTTTAAGTCGATCGACAAGTTCCAAGTATGGTTTGACATTATTGAATCTATTTCATCTTGGATATCATTATTCCAAAAAACATAGTCATTTGAAGCTAATGCTTCCTTATAAGTCTTAGGatcatcttccacttgaagaataataggaatcttACCAACAAAACTCTCACTATTTCCTTCTACACAAGAGAAATAAGTCGAAAAGCAATTTTGTCCGGTCCTAGTTCCTTAGCATTTCAGACTCTCTACCTTGTCCTTAGTTCGGAATATGTTTCAATAATTCGTGAAGAACTTTCGGTTCAACAAGCCGTGTGGAAAACCTTTCTCACGAGGTTCTTCATTTGTGAGAAACTCGAATTTCTTATCCTCCACGATAAAGTTCTCAAAATTTCACATATCAAGATTCGTTATATTAGACTCCAAATTTAGAGGTATGTATTAGTCATGATCCATCTATGAATAATCTTTATATGCCTTATAATGATAAGTCTCGTTcaatacaaataaatattatcatagaatccaaattaaaatcaattttataatttgACTTCATAATAAACTTTAATAGATTTGATCACATTGATCGCTGATTAACATATTTTTCATATAATCATTATCAAAACAAGCAAGAAGATTATGAGCATTGAACAGTATAGAAAATCATCAACTCCAAAACATAAACTATGTAtgtattattttactatttacttTGTGTACTTATCATTACACACTCACAAACCACTACACATGCATATGTAATTAATAAGTGAATTAGTTCTGACAATAAAAAGAATTAATTCCATGAAAATGGCCATTGTTGTAACTGATATATTAGTTTTGGTTCCTACTACCATTTTCCAGAAAGAAATTTATTAATACAATTAACACTTCACTAACGGTATACGTTCAACGACTAAAttaatatattcatatatttacgGCATTATCGTGACAATACACTACgataacaaaatatattattttattatcttgATATTATAATATTGACAAATACTCTAATTtctatgaaaaacaataaaatgtACCCGGTTTATCATGTAAATTTTTCGTGTGTTCACCATATGTTAAttgtccttgaaacttgtccaattttccgaaacttttagtcatctccttgacggtgcttcctcctccagccatgattatcagaaagaatactttgttcgtttgttagaaaaatggtatgataatcctggatatcttcaagaatcgtgttcgttcactttctgaacaaagtatttcgaccctatacttgtctgggttcacgaaatctttgcggggataattcttgaagaatcaatctgtttctgacaatggagaacagatcagaatgtagaggaagtatatGATTTCGTGTTttaaatcgagaccaaaagactccttatataggagaccaataatagaaacgaacagacacaccttttcggaaaacagttatgtctgttagaacgggtgcaactattcaaacgaatcgttatgtccgttgggaacgggtgcaactattcaaacgaaacgttatgctcgtttctattattcatattcaattatgcgtttggctcgacgagcgtgcactccgcactaccctaactcgtttcaaacttaacgcataattgcattggcctataatAAATCACATTATTTtgtccaggattatcataccatttTTCTAACAGTTACTTAGCTAGCAAGAAGCCTGTTACTTAGCTAGCAAGAACCCTAACTATAAGAGAATTGGGAATTTCTTATTATACCCATACAGGGTGAAAAACACTCTTGAAATTCCTAAAATGATCTTctgatatgcatattcgaaggcACTCTTTTCACATTTTAAggtgtttcggatatgcatatctgaggGCAATATTTTCACATTTTTAAATATTTCGCATATCCAAAAATATCATGAGtcagtttcggatatgcatatccgaaatatgctCCGAGTCCTTCATTTTTAAAAACAACAACATTATATTGTTACAATCGGAGCATCATAGTAACTAAAATTAACACCTCCTATTATCTGACAAAATGTTGTGGAAATAAAAAATACGTAGACTAGAGTAAAAGAACGATATCATAATATAGAAATAGTTGTTCGGATAAGTGCAAAATGTCGAAATATTACAACActtgaaaaaaatcataaataaaaatagacCACTACAACTACTGAGTATGTCTAATGCGACCTCCTCTGCCTCTTATACGTTGTCGCACCAGACGCCTCACTTACATCCTCTGCACTATGGCAACCGCCTCTGGACCGTCCTCCTCAATGATCCATCTCTCCAATGCCTCCTGTCCAATCAACTGTATCCGCTGGCATATCTGTAGGAGATCAATGACATGGTCATAATCGGCCTGCTGATTCTCCAAGAGCTCCTCGTGCGTTGGCCTAGGTGGACGTCCTGGAGCATCGGGTGTCATGATAGGATGTGACACCTAATAAAACCATGTCACATACACATCTACACAGTGCCAACTCTGAGTGGCCCGCATGCTCCGATACTTATCTTGCACCATGTGATGTGCCGAATCCTGATAGATAGCAGTGAGATCTCGACGGGTAgcggtgtcgggagcagcctcaaatggAGAACTCAGTATCATTTGCACACACCCGAACTATCTCATGCACCGCTCCGACAGATATCTGACGATGGTGTTGGCCCCACATGCCAACCATCCGGAATATAATGTGATGCGGTCGAATGGGACAACATCACTGTAATCACCGAAGGGCGTCCACCTGATGTCACCGTGAAAAGTACGATCGAGGTATAACCGAATGGTGCCACTTTATGATCCCCCCTTTGGAGGATGTATCGTGCATCCCTAGGCATGACGTTAGTATACTAGGGACCAGGATCGTAGCCATGAATGCGgtggaagtaagagatgatccagctctaaaAAACAAATATGATAATATGTTAGTACACGTTAACAAATAACAGACTAAAtgtgatataattaaaaaagaagtGTGCTGTGAGGAGTGTGCAAGAGCCATTCAATTGTCTAGTCCTCTAGTTGCATGTTTCATttagcttctggtagaggtatacCAGAATGATGACCCCCTAGTTCCACTCGTGAGCTGTACTCAAATCCATAAAGTACCGGAGGTATGTCACGTCCACATAGGTTGCACTTTTTTCCACAAAGAGGGACGTGTCAACCAAGAAATGAACCAACACCGCAAAGCACAGGCTCGGTGGtactcaacaaaaacaacatccCCCTCATCCTCGATAAACCTTTTATATTCATTTCAACTATTTGTAATTAAAATGGTTAAATTAGAAAGTGCAATAAAAAACAACCTCGTTGTCCCAAATATGTCGAGCGGCATGGTCATGATAGTATATCAAGATAGACGTGTCTgaaggccctcccgggtagccacCCTCCTGTGCGTTCTGAGCATCGTCTTGAGCATCCTCGTCGTGCTCGGGGTGAACCTTGGGTACCTCCTCCTCCTCATGTACCACCTCCTCCACCTCACTAGAGGAAGACATCCGAGACAGCCGACTCCTCGATGCAGATGAGGATCCTGCAATCACTCTTTGCTGCACGGCTCTCTCGCATCGAGCTGAGGCTGTTTGTGTATGCCTCTCCTGTCTAAGTCGATCGGTCGATGCCTGGTTGTCAgccattttcttgaaaaaatgcCACTGGTAAGAGTATGATGAAAACGCAATTGAAATTAAAAACAACAACTCAGAGCcaatttcggaagtgcatatccaAAACTGGTCAGAggtgatttcggatatgcacttccgaaattttATCGAACAACCATTTTTGGAAGACTTCCATTCCTTTCCCTAACTAatccaaaatccaattttttccATCTAAAAACTATCATTTCAACCTACAACATAATCCTAATTTCTAACAGCCCTAATAACATTTCGAAGCTAGAGTAGAAAGTTGTGGAAACTTACAATTTCTTGAAGTTTTGATTACAACTTTAATGGAGCTTTGAACCTTGATGAATGCTTGGATGGGAGTTGTAGAGTAGGAATGCTTTGAATAGAACTTGGTACAAATGGGTTTGAAGTGAAAATTTTGTATTAAAGACAATGAAAACATAAGGGGGTGGCTGTTTGTGTTTTGTGAAAAACCCCAGAATATTtcatatatgcatatccgaagacactttttttttaaaaagggtgatttcggagatgcatatctgaatacatcttttttattttattttaaaaaaaggtgatttaggatatgcatatttgaaatataggggtattttgggtttttcaccgcGGGACTGTGAGTATGTATATGGTGCAATGAGAATTTCCCAAGAGAATTTTGCCTACTATTATTCTTTTTTCATTATTTCGAAAATGTCCATGAACAAATTTGGGGTGGCCAAGAACGAAATTTTTGGTAGTTTTGCAAATTTTTCTGTAACATACCAAAATATCGAtagtttatttataaatttttggtataatttttttgagaaaaaaaattataccaccgaaaatttcaaaatatactAAAGTTTTATCTAAATtaacaaaaatttcaaatttccagtAGTGTAAAAAAAAATCTTCGAAAAAATCCGGTATTTCCTTGAAATTTCTggtaaatgaaaaaagaaatttcAAGAAAAATTTTGTAGGAGCATAAAAGTAATAGCACTATCATTGGGAGGAGGTAGGTTAAGTTCTCTAATTATAACTAGGGGATACTCGAGGATTTAACCTGCTATCCCCTCACTTATATCTTTCACCCCACATATTGTATGGTTTTACTGTTATACGCTTGTTTAAAATTACCGAATTTCAAAAAGTATGAATatttatcaaaaaattaaaactataccGGGAGTTTTGAAGTTTCCACTAAAAAAATCATAACTTTAAATCAAACAGTCCTCCTCCAAAAGCCTGAGGCGCCGCAGGCTGTGCAGGTGCTGGCGGTGCAGGTGCAAGTTATGCACGAGGGTGGGATGGAAGCTGGGATGGAGGCTGGGATTAAGGCTCTGATTGAGGCTGAGATTGAGCCTCTGGTACCTCTGGTGTCGCCTGAGAACCTGAGGTCTCTCCCGCCTCAAATGTTGAGGTGAAGAGGTGAGCCTGTAGGTGGACGGGGGTAGAGAATGATGGACTGGAGAATCCCGTCTACTGCAGGATGCTGAAGTAGTGGGAGTAGCAGGAGGAACACTGGAATTCAAATAAGAATTCCACCCACCCCCACATaagaattcaaataaatatttattaatcatttaaaagacATGTCTAACACCTTAGAAATGATTTATAATGTTCAAAACAATCCACAAATGCCCAATTTCTGACCTAAAACACACTTTTGAGTGAATTTTACATAaactctaaaaatttcaaaatcaacttacttgattgattgattgttgttAGATGCTTGATACACTGATGTTTGATGCTTTCGAACAACTTCGGTGGAAAATGTGGTTGATTTGATGAAAATGAAATTGAGAGAGTTgttgtgtttgtttgtttttgaaactaTAATGGGAGTGGAAGAGGCAACGCGTCTTTTAGGTGTTCCACGAACCATAAATATACTTGCAGTTCCATATCGTAGTTATATTTCCGGTTAATTCCAATGTCAATGTCAATTTTGGTGCATACCGAAAATATTCTTCTGGTTTTGAGGGGTAATTTTGGAATTTCGCGTGGTGCGCTAGAAAAGTATGGAGTGGAATAACAATTTTTCAATGCGTGGCCTGGTTTGAGCCAGTAGAGGCTAACCTGTATGCCCCTATTATCAGTCTAACATAATTCCACCCCTATTAATTACATACTGTCATATTGTTATGTTTGGACTATTATATACATATTTTACCTCAAAAACAATATCAAACTTAGTATTCAAATGTTTAAATAATTACAATTTTTATGAGACAGATTGAATGTTGTAgtagtgaaaatcttaaaaagaatCCATATCCTATTAAATTTGTCTAAATAATATCATTTTTAATAAGTAAAAGATAAATTTCATAAAATACATACGTGCTTTAGTATACTAAAATAAGGAGACAGACAGACATAAAGGTATTCAGGTATTCGTCTGTACATACATGCTTTAGTGTACTAAAATAATGAGACAGACAGACATAAAGGTATTCATATGTATTCGTTTAAATGTTGCATTCGTCTACGAGCTAGTAATCTAATATAATATTATGGAAACTATTACATTAGCTATATGTATGCCGCTAATaaactattaatttaattgtaGAATCACCATACACAATTCAGTTTAATCTTGGACAATATGACCTctgatatataatatttaaatctaTAAAATAAGTCGATTAAATCTTTAGCATCACAATAATAGGATTAaatcaaaaatattatatattttaaaggctaaatatatatatatatatatatatatatatatatatatatatatatatatatatatatatatatatatatatatatatatatatatatatatatatatatatatatatatatatatatatatatatatattggaattattatctttcaaataaataaatcaaccaaattaaaatacaagtaataatttgttttctttaatatttttaatctattagaaatataactaataaattttaaaaaaaaattaaaaatggtcAGAATAGTATAACAtgcaaacaaaaatttaaatttagaaataaataaatcatccaaatcaaaatataaataataaatttagattatgatcttttttaattaaatgaatATATAAGTGACAAATTAATAATAAGTTATATTTATAATCATgtaaagaataaaattatatGAATTCTAAAGTCTAAATTAAAGTTTATATTCATAGTATTATTCAAAACTAAATAATCAACAAATCAATATCAATTatgaagaataaaaaatatatgataaataaaataatttatttcattcaAAATAAGTTATAGGTCAAATTAAAATGGAGTTAGAATAATAGTGAAATAATTATATATGTCAATGTCATGTGACTTTCTTAATGTAGTTAATAAAGAAGAGAGACAAAATCAAAGGTTTTTAAGTGGTAAGTAACATGTCTTATTATAGAAAAGATGAAAAGATGTATTATAAATATgctttaaatatttgatttagttttcATAATGGTATATTGTGAATGTTAAATATGTTTTAGTCTCTCAGTATACTATATTTCAACTTTTAAGGTTgattattcaaaaaaataaaaattatattattactcacaaaaaaaaaattgactagCGATTCCTGGAAAAATTTCAGTCTCCAATTTTGATCATGCATTTAAATATCACTAATGTAATATTTCATCTAAAAGAACACATTATTTTGATGCTTGATTTTGGACATGAAAACAATGTGACTACTACACATGCCACGCGTATTTGTCATCAATTATTTTTGAAGCATCCaaataattgaatttaaaattcccAATAAGTTATAGTCAATTAAGCCACAGCTTCGATCTATTGGACAACAAAGGAAGGAGactgaggtttttttttttttttagaccaaagggaaAAGACATGATTCTTAATATGATTCATACGATATATGTAAGTTGTTTGTTTCAttatatattcatttaaattgacagAAAAATttataatctaaaaattaagttatatttgaaaactaatttatataaatcaatGTTTTTAGACCAATAAATTGATGATATTAAAATTAAACAGTGGTTTATTTAAGTTGTTTTTCAATAATAgtttaattttcatattatataCTTCTATCAATTTGAATGGTTGTATTTCTTTAGTGATGTGTATGTAAAAACAAgcaatctacatattatatagggttaaataagtttttggtccttataaaattaccaaatttcattttaagtcccttcaaatttttccttcaaatttcaGTACCtacaaaatttttcgtctaaaaaAATGGTCCCTGACGTTAAAAGCCACTAACGGCTGCTGACGTGTCAAGACAAGTGGAAATTTTTTAAACCAtttgttaattgttttaatccagCGTGTACAGGGACAATCCACCCttatcttttcctcttcttcttcttctggtcCCTCTTCTCTCTCAAGACTTCATCGTGGTCCCTCTTCTCTCATCCTTTCTTTGCCTTTTCATTCAAGTGGTCCCAACAACGACAACTCCTGGTTTTGAGTGCTCCGGTACCAAAAAACGACAAGGTAAGTCCCACTTTCTCATTCTATTGTTTAATAATTGCGAGATTtctgtcttgaatcttgtttagGGTTGGTTGTTCCTTGCATGCCATATACCAttgtttagggttttattttgttGTCAACTCACTATCTGATATACCATTGGTTAACTTGAAATGTGTAGGGAATGGGGTTATTTAAGGTTGTATTTTTTACCAAAGGAAAATTTGTAAGAGATGAAGGGGTAACATATGAAGGGGGCGATGTTTTTGCTATAGCTGGTCAGGACCCAGATTTCTGGTCATATTTTGAAGCATGTGATTTACTTAAGGCTTTGGATGCTTCATTTATAAAGGAAGATGTGAAAATGTGGTGGAAGTCCGAACATGGCTCACTTGAAAATGATCTAAAACCACTTGTTAATGATGAGGATGCAACATTGTTAGCTATGTGTGCTGAGGAGACAAAGTCTGATATTGAGATATATACTGagccaaaagaaaaagaaaatgttaaTGTGGAGGAAAGTGAAGATGGTGAATCAAGTGAAGACTCTTTGGATGTCATACATTTTGAAGATAGTGAATAGGAGAGGATGAATGATATTGATGAAGATGTAGGTGAAGAGATCAACAATTCTGGTGCAGGTGGAGTAGAAAATGGTGCAGGTGGAGTAGAAAATGGTGCAGGTGGGATACATACAGGAATGATGACAGAAGAGATGGAAAGGGAACATTTAATTGATGATGAATACTTAACAGATGAGCTTGATAGTGGGGCAGATGATGATAGTGATGATGGTAGGCCTTTAGTGATAAGGTTTAGGGATGATGAAAAACTTAGAAAGGAATTTAAGTTCAAGGTTGGAATGGAATTTTCATCTCTGAAGCAATTTAAAAAGGCTATACGGGAACACAATATGTTGAATGGTAGGGAAGTTAAGTTTGCCAAAAATGATGGGGAAAGGTGCAGGCAATGAAAATGTATTGTGGAATTGATCCTGATGAATTGGAGGCCTTGTTAGATGATGAGGAAATACTTGATATTGCACCATTGAGAATTGATACTAGTCCTGTCAAGAGTAAAAGATCTGGTCCCAAGACCTTTATTGGGAAATGCCCCAAGGTTCCAAAACCTGTCAAACCATCCATTGCTCCAAAGGTGTCCAAAGCTGCCAACAAGTCAACTATGTCAACTAGGAGTGACCCTGTAAGTTTGTAACAAGTGGTGATATACCTTGGCATGCTATGTTTATAAACCATTGTTAACTGTTTTTTGTCTTAACAGGTGAAGGTAATGATATCACCAAGGAAAAAGTCCAATCTTGCTGCATCTCCAATTAGAAAGAGTGGTAGACTAAGGACTTTGAAGACAAAAAATATACAGGGCCTGGAAGGGATCAAAATGATCCATTTGTAATTCCTGAGGAAGACTCTACTGTGAGCAGTGCTGGTGGGAGAAAGCTATGGGCTGACATCCAAAAGAGCTTGACTCAGTGATCCAAAATTGTCCTACTGTTTTGTTATTTACTTTGAAACATTTGTGTGACTTATTATGAACCACTTTTGGATGTATCTCTTTTGTTTTGTACTGAATCTAAGATGTATTATGAACCACTCTTATGTTATcagttgctttggtttttcatttATGTGTATCATAACAAACAAAATTGAAACAAGAACTACATTGTATTTCATTAAATAAGaacatcaaacaaatacatcaAACAATGAACATAACCAAACTACATTAACAAGTGTTCACAAGCCTAAACAACTCAGTAATTACACTTGAACACAAAATACAAATTAATCATAACGGACACAACAAGACCCAACatctttatttttccatgaaattcCAATATTTTCAACTTGGCCTTtaagttcttgttcttcttccttgCATCCTCAtacaatgacttcatatatcccaCAGATTCCATGACTTCAAACTCTGAATTCCTAATGGTAAGATCTTCATTTCCAGAATTTTCACCAACATCTTCAGCCCATATGAATAGATTACAAGTATCAGCATTCTTCCAGTAAGGACATCTCCAAAACAACCTCCCCTTATTTGGTCCATTGTTACATTGATACATCACCATCCGAGCTTGACACCCACAAAACCTACCACCAAATCGCGATTTCACTGAAACAGACGACATAGGTCACGATGAACGAAGAAGAACTAAAACGAAAGAACGAAGAAGAAGCACaaagtgattttgaatgaggaattagggcaaaagaagaagatgaggaaTATAGGTCACGATGGAggcagaagatgaagaagaggaaTTAGGGCAAAGGAATGATGAGTGGTCCCTTTAATAACACGctggattaaaacaattaacaaaTGGTTTAAAAAATTTCCAACTGTCTTGACACGTCAGCAGCCGTTAGTGGCTTTTAACGTCAGGGACCATTTTTTTAGACggaaaattttgtagggactgaaatttgaaggaaaaatttgaagggacttaaaacgaaatttggtaattttatagggaccaaaaacttatttaaccctattatATAATAAACTCTGACTACTTTCTAGAAAAATGATTTATTGTAACCATGATAAAATGTTATTTATAGGGAACATTCTGACTTATAATCACGGTCTCGTGACCGTGGTGGAAAGCGTGTGACATACAATCACCCCTTACCTCACAACTGTTGGTCAGGTGTTGTGGTATCCCTTTTCCAACCGTTGTGGTAAGGCTTTTTCTGTAGTAGTGAAATCTTCTGTGAAAACCTTCGATACACATTAAAATCAAAATTGAATAGCAAGAATCTCAAGCTGAAATTGAGATATCAGAGGACCGTAATTTGTAGTGAAAACTTTCAACAAATACATTGGGAGCACTATATCGAAAAATCAGATAATGAAGATTATGGTCAATTGGGAGCATTATAGTAAAGTAGGTGTGTCTGTCACCTACTTTACTACAAAATGATAAAAACCCACATTTACCCCTATACTCTACTCTAACCCTATAACCCtcatttttaacaaactttatctCTCTTCCAATAAGAACGAACCACTCCCTAATAGCATCcttgaatttatttaataaataaaattccaTACCTAGCTTAAATTGGAAATCTCTGTTCATCAACTCTCGTATAAACTTCTCATAATTGGGAAGTTTTCCATTGTCATTATCACCGGGGTCTAAGTTATCTGATTCCTCACTATCATAATCAATATTTTCTCTTGAAATATTAGTGAGATTCCTCTTTAAATTTGAACCCAATAGCTTTGTAGGAATAATCAAATTGACTTTAAATGAGAAATTAGTCTTCTAATTATCTTTGTTAGCCCTTACGTTGATTCCTAGTGAATTACCATTTATCTCAACCCTTGAACCATGTGTTGGTTTGTCCACTATAACTTTCACAAAACCTTAATCTCTTACAACTGTTCTTTCTTGTTCAATATCACCAAACCTAATGCAATTCTCATCCCTACCACTATCATCACTACTACTACTACCATCACTTCCTTGACTTAGATGATAAAAATAAGGTGTAAAAACCTTACTTACAATGTCTTCAAGATGGTGTTCAACCCATATCTGATCATTCACATTATTGGCAAGGCAATGGGGGAAATTTCTTCAGCTTGTTTGTCAtcaatgaagtgaaaataaactTTATCAAGTCTTGAAATTTTTCTGCACAATCTAAATCGATCATAACCCCAATCCCTAACTAAGCTAACATCCTCAAAGTAACTCCACCTATTAGAATCTTGGCTATTTACAATGGTTTCATTCCTATCCCTATAAAACATGAACTTGTCATGCACTAAG
It contains:
- the LOC131625464 gene encoding uncharacterized protein LOC131625464, encoding MYCGIDPDELEALLDDEEILDIAPLRIDTSPVKSKRSGPKTFIGKCPKVPKPVKPSIAPKVSKAANKSTMSTRSDPVKVMISPRKKSNLAASPIRKSGRLRTLKTKNIQGLEGIKMIHL